Part of the Kitasatospora sp. NBC_01266 genome, CAAGGATCAGCGGACCGTCACCGCAGAGCAGTTCGGGATCCACCGGCAGCAGCAGGTGCGAGGTGGCGTGCGAGTGCTCCTCCTCGAAGCCGGCCACCGACTCCAGCCCGGCCACCGGACGCCGGGTGGAGTGCAGATAGCTCGCCTCCAACTCGTCCGCCACGCAGTGGCCGAGACCGGTCGCGGTCTCGGCGAAGCCGAGCACCGTCACCGGCTCCCCCGCCCGCAGGCCCAGCCGCGCCCGCACCGCCGCACCCAGCCGTCGCCCGGCACCGTAGACCACGGCGGGGCGCTGCGGCACGTGCTTGCCCAGCACCTGGGAGACCAGCAGCTGCGCCCGCTTCGGATTCTCCCGGACGGCCAGCCCGAGCAGCTCGGGCAGCTCGGCATCGCCACGCAACCCGATCCCGAGCCGGTCCGCCACCCACTGTCCGCTCCACACCGCTTCGGTGGTCACCGCACGCTCCCCCCGACCGCAGCCGCCTCCCGGCAGGCCGCGAACAGCTCCTGGAAGCCGACCTCGGGGCGGGCCACCCCGAACGCCTCGGCACGCAGCAGCACCCGTTCCGCCCAAGCCCGGTGCGGCTTGGCCTCGTTCATCTTGTTGCGGTAGACCGAGCCCGATACGCCGCCCCGACCGCTCAGGTCACCGCCCAGTACGTCCCGGGCATCCCGGTACTCCTCGTGGGTGACCACCGAGCGGGCGTGCACCGCGGGGACCTGACTCGGATGGACACAGGTCTTTCCCAACAGTCCATTGGCCCGGTCGAGTTCGATCTCCCGCAGCAGTCCGGCCAGCTCGGCACCCTCGACCCCGAGCGGAAAGTACTCCCAGACCGGCCCGGTCACGGTGAACCCGGTCCCGTCCATCCGGCCCAGGACGTTGACCACATCACCGATCACCGCGGCCACCAGCGCCAGGTCGTAGGCCGTCAACTGGGGCGCACGGCGCAGCCCGTAGGCCGCACAGAGGTCGGTGACACCGAGCCGGACCGCCAGTACCCGGTTCCGGTGCTTCGCCAGCAGTCCTGCTACGCCCAGCAGTTGGTCACGTCTCCGCTCCAACATGGCGAGTTCCGGGGACTCCAGCACCGGCATTGCGAAAAGCCGCTGCCCGCAGGCGACCTCGGCGGCCGCCAGGGCCTCCAGATAGGCCCCG contains:
- a CDS encoding HpcH/HpaI aldolase/citrate lyase family protein, with product MRQFGQLGPDLRQRLFLVEPVPFDRHGPAETLATALGGTLYLPATRATLAADVRKQAARGVVSMILCLEDAIADREVAAGMANLVAGLRELAGGWVGGGELPLLFVRVRAPEQIGELTERLGGAVRLLSGFVFPKFTEEFGGAYLEALAAAEVACGQRLFAMPVLESPELAMLERRRDQLLGVAGLLAKHRNRVLAVRLGVTDLCAAYGLRRAPQLTAYDLALVAAVIGDVVNVLGRMDGTGFTVTGPVWEYFPLGVEGAELAGLLREIELDRANGLLGKTCVHPSQVPAVHARSVVTHEEYRDARDVLGGDLSGRGGVSGSVYRNKMNEAKPHRAWAERVLLRAEAFGVARPEVGFQELFAACREAAAVGGSVR